One Gemmatimonadaceae bacterium DNA window includes the following coding sequences:
- a CDS encoding GAF domain-containing protein, giving the protein MPPRTLASLAYALNTAPDLDAALVALAEGLSELDRLACVALVTYDARRALMRERRLARPDGVDVAVIDTTLDHLPTRERVAVTSGGVFIDFGDASVEFARLLGLPDIADGGYLALKGLHFEGGLSGILVLFEPRKIFGTRTSERFQPAVALFELAYARFLEADARHDAVRTLEDVTQRVHGEYERKLATLEQQLLKATGEFSSDGERGRTVSLERELAQVREDARRAKRRSDAVEATIGSAVEQLEKAHVELHRRSEQLRQKTRTLYLIERVLALDASTDNPRELAEGLLSLVGDDMNAERCSLLLRAPGEDALYLAAARGIAPNVPEGRRVSFGTGISGHVATTREPLLVQDVGEFREHPLLRDDYYTTGSFLSFPLVYHDTLIGVVNLTNRRMAGIFVEEDVERVRLLGLVIALAASNSRLPERLVETLSV; this is encoded by the coding sequence ATGCCGCCACGCACTCTTGCATCGCTCGCCTACGCGCTCAATACCGCGCCCGATCTGGACGCGGCCCTCGTCGCGCTCGCCGAGGGCCTCTCGGAACTCGACCGCCTGGCCTGCGTGGCGCTCGTCACCTACGACGCACGCCGCGCCTTGATGCGCGAGCGGCGGCTGGCGCGGCCCGACGGCGTGGATGTGGCGGTGATCGATACCACCCTCGATCATCTGCCCACGCGTGAGCGTGTGGCCGTGACCAGCGGCGGCGTGTTCATCGATTTCGGCGATGCCTCGGTGGAGTTCGCCCGATTGCTCGGCTTGCCTGACATCGCCGACGGTGGCTATCTCGCGCTCAAGGGTCTGCACTTCGAGGGTGGGCTTTCGGGGATCCTCGTGCTTTTCGAGCCCCGCAAGATCTTCGGCACGCGCACCAGTGAGCGGTTCCAGCCGGCGGTGGCGCTGTTCGAACTCGCGTACGCCCGGTTCCTGGAGGCGGACGCGCGACACGACGCCGTGCGCACGCTCGAGGACGTGACGCAGCGCGTGCACGGCGAGTACGAACGCAAGCTCGCGACCCTCGAGCAGCAACTGCTCAAAGCCACGGGGGAGTTCTCGTCGGACGGCGAGCGCGGGCGCACCGTGTCACTGGAGCGCGAGTTGGCACAGGTCCGGGAAGACGCCCGCCGGGCCAAACGGCGCTCCGATGCGGTGGAGGCCACGATCGGCTCGGCGGTGGAGCAGCTCGAGAAGGCGCACGTGGAGTTGCACCGACGCAGCGAGCAGCTGCGGCAGAAGACGCGCACGCTGTATCTCATCGAACGCGTCCTCGCCCTCGACGCGTCCACCGACAACCCGCGCGAACTGGCAGAGGGATTGCTGTCCCTGGTCGGCGACGATATGAACGCCGAACGCTGCTCGCTCCTGCTACGGGCCCCCGGCGAGGATGCGCTGTACCTGGCCGCGGCCCGCGGCATCGCACCGAATGTACCGGAAGGCCGGCGGGTGTCCTTCGGCACGGGCATCTCGGGCCACGTGGCCACGACGCGGGAGCCGCTGCTCGTGCAGGACGTGGGCGAATTCCGGGAACACCCGTTGCTGCGCGACGACTACTACACCACCGGATCGTTCCTCAGCTTCCCCCTCGTCTACCACGATACGTTGATCGGCGTCGTGAACCTCACCAACCGCCGGATGGCGGGCATCTTCGTGGAAGAGGACGTGGAGCGCGTGCGCCTGCTGGGGCTCGTGATCGCGCTCGCGGCCAGCAACTCCCGTCTCCCGGAACGTCTCGTGGAGACACTGAGTGTCTAG
- a CDS encoding phosphoribosylanthranilate isomerase: protein MTDIKFCGMTRSADARLAFELGAAYIGVVFAGGPRRQDDAGAAAIFAGVAASGGRVGVFGAEPPGVIAARAKALGLQAVQLHGDPRAADVQAMRAAWHGEVWAVLRVAGAELPAHAAELFRAADAVLLDAKVDGALGGTGVALAWDEIAGAVAELRGRGARLVLAGGLRPENVASAVRALHPDVVDVSSGIESTVGIKDAGRMRAFRDAVRSAGAAR, encoded by the coding sequence GTGACTGACATCAAGTTTTGCGGGATGACCCGCTCGGCCGACGCACGCCTGGCCTTCGAGTTGGGAGCCGCCTACATCGGGGTGGTGTTCGCGGGCGGGCCGCGGCGCCAGGACGACGCGGGAGCTGCCGCCATCTTCGCCGGCGTAGCGGCGTCGGGGGGACGCGTGGGCGTGTTCGGCGCCGAACCCCCCGGGGTGATCGCCGCGCGCGCGAAGGCCCTCGGTCTTCAGGCGGTTCAGTTGCACGGCGATCCGCGGGCGGCCGACGTGCAGGCGATGCGCGCGGCGTGGCATGGCGAGGTCTGGGCGGTGCTTCGTGTGGCGGGCGCGGAACTCCCGGCGCACGCCGCCGAGTTGTTCCGTGCGGCCGACGCGGTCCTGCTCGACGCCAAGGTCGACGGCGCGCTGGGTGGCACTGGCGTGGCCCTTGCGTGGGACGAAATTGCTGGGGCGGTGGCGGAGTTGCGTGGCCGCGGGGCGCGGCTGGTCCTGGCCGGCGGTCTCCGGCCCGAGAACGTGGCGTCGGCGGTGCGGGCACTGCACCCCGACGTGGTCGATGTGTCGTCGGGAATCGAATCAACCGTGGGTATCAAGGATGCGGGGCGCATGCGTGCTTTCCGGGACGCCGTGCGATCCGCCGGGGCGGCGCGATGA
- a CDS encoding transaldolase family protein encodes MKVLLATADLDEIRWASANGLLDGVMTTPALLSELGVEDDRARVEEICAVTPTPVYVAVHAVNGEDIYRDARALARLSDQIIVQVPLVEEAFGAMHRLSTDGVRTAAMLVFNAAQALLAARAGASTVITPLDQLDAVGHSGAEVVRDLRRVFDASRTECDILAVRPTTAQQLSESALAGADGVAITPDVLRAFLLHPLTDRGIDQFLNDVSKHRTSWSDL; translated from the coding sequence ATGAAGGTCCTCCTCGCCACGGCCGACCTCGACGAAATTCGGTGGGCGTCGGCCAACGGGCTGCTCGACGGCGTGATGACCACGCCGGCGCTCCTCAGCGAGCTGGGCGTAGAGGATGACCGGGCCCGGGTGGAAGAGATCTGCGCGGTCACGCCGACTCCGGTCTACGTGGCGGTGCACGCGGTGAACGGCGAGGACATCTACCGTGACGCCCGCGCCCTCGCTCGGCTGTCGGATCAGATCATCGTCCAGGTTCCGCTGGTGGAGGAAGCGTTCGGTGCCATGCACCGACTCTCGACCGATGGCGTTCGCACCGCGGCGATGCTCGTGTTCAACGCGGCGCAGGCGCTGCTCGCGGCGCGCGCCGGTGCTTCGACGGTGATCACGCCGTTGGACCAGCTCGACGCCGTTGGCCACAGCGGAGCCGAGGTGGTGCGCGATCTGCGCCGGGTGTTCGACGCCTCGCGCACCGAATGCGACATCCTGGCGGTGCGGCCCACCACCGCCCAGCAGTTGTCGGAGTCGGCGCTCGCCGGCGCCGATGGCGTGGCGATCACCCCCGATGTGCTGCGGGCATTCCTCCTGCACCCGCTCACCGATCGCGGCATCGACCAGTTCCTCAACGACGTATCCAAACATCGCACCAGCTGGTCCGACCTATGA
- the trpB gene encoding tryptophan synthase subunit beta gives MSGEQASGRFGAFGGRYVPETLIPALDELEAAFDAAMADAGFHLELDTLLSDYVGRPSPLSEAPRFSQRVGARVLLKREDLNHTGAHKINNTVGQALLARRMGKQRIIAETGAGQHGVATATVCARFGLECVVYMGEEDMRRQSLNVYRMRLMGAEVVPVSAGTRTLKDATTEAIRDWVTTVRTSHYIIGSVVGPAPYPRMVRDFQAVIGREARAQVLGRTGRLPKTVVACVGGGSNAIGTFHAFVDDAGVELVGVEAAGEGLETGRHSASLSKGTPGVLHGTMSYLLQDAAGQVHPAHSISAGLDYPGVGPEHAFLKDSGRATYVSVTDAQALRGFESLAQLEGIIPALESAHAVAWIETQVGRWAPDDVVLLCVSGRGDKDVAQVMEMGILGP, from the coding sequence ATGAGTGGAGAACAGGCGAGCGGGCGGTTTGGGGCATTCGGCGGGCGGTACGTGCCCGAAACCCTCATTCCGGCGCTGGACGAACTCGAAGCGGCATTCGACGCGGCCATGGCCGACGCCGGATTCCACTTGGAACTTGACACCTTGCTGTCCGATTACGTCGGCCGGCCGTCGCCGCTGAGCGAAGCGCCGCGATTCTCGCAGCGCGTGGGGGCGCGCGTGCTGCTCAAACGCGAGGACCTGAACCACACCGGGGCGCACAAGATCAACAATACGGTCGGCCAGGCGCTCCTGGCCCGTCGCATGGGCAAGCAGCGCATCATCGCGGAGACCGGGGCCGGCCAGCACGGCGTGGCGACGGCCACCGTGTGCGCGCGGTTCGGTCTGGAGTGCGTGGTGTACATGGGCGAGGAGGACATGCGTCGCCAGTCGCTGAATGTGTACCGCATGCGGCTCATGGGAGCGGAGGTCGTTCCGGTGTCGGCCGGCACGCGTACGCTCAAGGATGCGACCACCGAAGCGATCCGCGACTGGGTGACCACCGTGCGCACGAGCCACTACATCATCGGTTCTGTCGTGGGGCCGGCCCCGTATCCGCGCATGGTGCGCGACTTCCAGGCGGTGATCGGGCGGGAAGCGCGCGCCCAAGTACTGGGGCGCACGGGCCGGCTGCCCAAGACGGTCGTGGCGTGCGTGGGGGGTGGCTCCAACGCGATCGGTACGTTTCACGCCTTCGTCGACGACGCCGGTGTCGAGTTGGTTGGCGTCGAAGCGGCGGGTGAGGGGCTGGAGACCGGGCGGCATTCGGCGTCGTTGTCCAAGGGTACGCCCGGAGTGCTTCACGGCACGATGAGCTATCTGCTGCAGGACGCCGCCGGCCAGGTGCACCCGGCGCATTCGATCTCGGCAGGGCTGGACTATCCGGGGGTGGGACCGGAGCACGCGTTTCTCAAGGATTCGGGGCGAGCGACCTACGTTTCGGTGACCGACGCGCAGGCGCTCCGGGGGTTCGAATCGCTGGCCCAATTGGAGGGGATAATTCCGGCATTGGAGTCGGCGCACGCCGTGGCCTGGATAGAGACGCAGGTCGGCCGCTGGGCACCGGATGACGTGGTCCTGCTGTGCGTCAGCGGACGGGGCGACAAGGATGTGGCGCAAGTAATGGAAATGGGTATCTTGGGACCGTGA
- the trpD gene encoding anthranilate phosphoribosyltransferase — protein MSSGPTPDPLHTIIRRLAMASPVAPAEITAAFDRIMAGEATAAQVAAVLMGLRVKGETGSEVAAVVRALQAVMVPLAADDPDTLVDTCGTGGGSVQTFNISTAAALLAAGAGVRIAKHGNRSFTTQCGSADVLEALGVRIDVPVAVMERALREAGIVFMFAPLMHPAMRHVGPVRRELGIPTVMNIVGPLANPARAGRQVIGVGDADRAPLLAGALAELGSRHAMVVHGEGMDEISPLGPTRVLEIRDGTIGEWTIDPRALGFAGTTAAELAGGPPAANAHAILSVLQGKGSAGATAAVVLNAAAALYVGGAAPSYEAAVGKAHEALRLRAGIDALDRLRRAFAAPV, from the coding sequence GTGTCTAGCGGACCCACACCCGATCCGCTCCACACCATCATCCGCCGCCTCGCCATGGCGAGCCCCGTGGCCCCGGCGGAGATCACGGCGGCGTTCGACCGCATCATGGCGGGCGAAGCGACGGCGGCCCAGGTGGCGGCGGTGCTCATGGGGCTCCGCGTGAAAGGCGAGACGGGCTCCGAAGTGGCCGCTGTGGTGCGCGCCCTGCAGGCCGTGATGGTGCCTCTCGCGGCAGATGACCCCGATACCCTCGTCGACACGTGCGGTACGGGTGGGGGCTCGGTGCAGACGTTCAATATCTCCACCGCGGCCGCGCTGCTGGCCGCCGGTGCGGGCGTGCGCATCGCCAAGCACGGCAACCGTTCGTTCACCACCCAATGCGGCAGCGCCGACGTGCTCGAAGCCCTCGGGGTCCGGATCGATGTTCCGGTGGCGGTCATGGAGCGCGCCCTGCGCGAGGCGGGCATCGTCTTCATGTTCGCGCCGCTCATGCATCCCGCCATGCGCCATGTGGGGCCGGTGCGCCGCGAGTTGGGGATTCCGACGGTCATGAACATCGTGGGACCGCTGGCCAATCCGGCGCGCGCCGGCCGGCAGGTGATCGGGGTAGGTGACGCCGATCGCGCGCCGCTGCTCGCCGGGGCGTTGGCCGAACTCGGCTCGCGCCACGCCATGGTGGTGCACGGCGAAGGGATGGACGAGATCTCGCCGCTCGGTCCCACCCGCGTACTCGAGATCCGCGATGGGACGATCGGTGAGTGGACGATCGATCCCCGGGCGCTGGGCTTCGCCGGCACTACGGCGGCGGAGTTGGCAGGAGGACCACCGGCGGCCAACGCCCACGCCATCCTGAGCGTGCTGCAGGGCAAGGGCTCAGCCGGCGCTACCGCCGCCGTGGTGCTGAACGCGGCTGCCGCGCTCTACGTCGGGGGCGCGGCTCCGTCGTATGAAGCGGCGGTCGGCAAGGCCCACGAGGCGCTCCGATTGAGAGCGGGGATCGACGCCCTGGACCGGCTGCGCCGGGCGTTCGCCGCTCCGGTCTAG
- a CDS encoding indole-3-glycerol phosphate synthase TrpC, with product MQVPRFWSPPAGTLGAIVEQTTQRVAALLARRSELERALVQSPAAVPFGAALRGPQIRVIAEVKRRSPSRGTIKVDLDAAVQAAAYEAGGAAAISVLTEPVHFGGSNGDLLAVRARVAIPVLKKDFHLDAVQLLEARTLGAAAALIIARAIPPVTLRGLVAYADAIGLETLVEVRSADELDRALDAGARVIGVNCRDLETLDVDAAVAERVMERMPSGVVGIWESGILTAADVARAGAAGADAVLVGSAVSAAADPAAAVRALSSTPRREGARD from the coding sequence GTGCAAGTTCCCCGTTTCTGGTCCCCGCCAGCAGGTACGCTCGGCGCGATCGTCGAACAGACGACGCAACGGGTTGCGGCGTTGCTCGCCCGGCGTTCGGAGTTGGAACGGGCCCTCGTGCAGTCGCCCGCCGCGGTGCCCTTCGGGGCCGCATTGCGCGGCCCCCAGATCCGGGTGATTGCCGAGGTCAAGCGGCGGTCCCCCTCCCGGGGGACGATCAAGGTCGACCTCGACGCGGCGGTCCAGGCCGCGGCCTACGAGGCGGGGGGCGCGGCGGCCATTTCAGTGCTGACAGAGCCGGTGCACTTCGGGGGATCGAACGGGGATTTGCTCGCCGTACGCGCCCGAGTGGCGATTCCCGTACTCAAGAAGGACTTTCACCTCGATGCCGTCCAGTTGCTCGAAGCCCGTACCCTGGGGGCCGCAGCGGCATTGATCATCGCCCGCGCCATTCCGCCCGTGACCCTGCGTGGGCTCGTGGCGTATGCGGACGCGATCGGGCTCGAGACGCTGGTTGAAGTGCGCTCGGCCGATGAGTTGGACCGTGCCCTGGATGCCGGCGCCCGGGTGATCGGGGTCAACTGCCGGGACCTGGAGACGCTGGACGTGGATGCCGCGGTTGCCGAACGGGTGATGGAGCGGATGCCATCGGGCGTCGTGGGCATCTGGGAGAGCGGGATACTGACCGCCGCCGACGTGGCGCGGGCGGGCGCGGCGGGGGCCGACGCAGTGCTCGTGGGATCAGCCGTGTCGGCGGCGGCCGATCCGGCGGCGGCGGTACGCGCCCTCAGCTCGACGCCGCGGCGGGAGGGAGCGCGTGACTGA
- the lexA gene encoding transcriptional repressor LexA, producing MPLTKRQREILNYLTAHTEQHGYAPSFEEIAENFHFSSLATVHEHLTNLERKGYIKRSYNESRAIEILPSDAVSRALELPLLGAVAAGSPIEAFDSGESITVPETLVSRSGNHYVLRVRGNSMIDEQIRDGDFVVVNERPRADNGETVIALIDGTAATVKKFYRERDGRVRLQPANDTMAPIYVNENDIRIQGIVVGVMRRY from the coding sequence ATGCCGCTCACGAAACGCCAGCGCGAAATACTAAACTACCTGACCGCCCATACCGAACAACACGGGTATGCGCCCAGTTTCGAAGAAATCGCGGAGAACTTTCACTTCAGTTCGCTGGCCACGGTGCACGAGCACCTCACGAACCTGGAGCGGAAGGGCTACATCAAGCGGTCGTACAACGAAAGCCGGGCCATCGAGATCCTGCCCTCGGATGCCGTGTCCCGGGCCCTCGAACTGCCGCTCCTCGGCGCCGTGGCGGCTGGTTCACCCATCGAGGCGTTCGACTCCGGAGAGTCGATCACCGTGCCCGAGACCCTCGTCTCGCGAAGCGGCAATCACTACGTGCTCCGTGTGCGCGGGAATTCCATGATCGACGAGCAGATTCGCGATGGGGACTTCGTGGTCGTCAATGAGCGCCCGCGGGCCGACAATGGCGAGACGGTGATCGCCCTCATCGACGGCACCGCTGCCACGGTCAAGAAGTTCTATCGGGAGCGGGACGGGCGCGTGCGGCTGCAGCCGGCCAACGACACCATGGCCCCCATCTACGTCAACGAGAACGACATCCGCATCCAGGGAATCGTGGTTGGCGTGATGCGCCGCTACTAG
- a CDS encoding trypsin-like peptidase domain-containing protein, which yields MIRPRPIALLLFALAACSAKGDSVGAQSAYAAQTAADAPALTAARTDSVSASRQTAITRAVALVSPAVVTVQTEQVQQVQPDMFDWMFGGAPQSRSEAGLGTGVVIRPDGVIVTNAHVVAGARTISVMLPSGAVYPAKVLGTDETQDVAVIKIDAKNLPVAKLGNSDNVIVGEWAIAIGNPYGFMLGNPEPSVTVGVISGTGRNLVYGADGPGAYFDMIQTDAAINPGNSGGALVNADGEVIGVNSSIYTPSGGSVGLGFAIPINRVRHDVEDLLEYHEVRRPWIGVKLRVPDNQNVREAIAQRAVIATVVPGSPAERAGLKPGDVIVRENDRTIHNMYDWEGALLDLGVGQSVRLHVRRGDREFDTTVNTVNLPEVDAPKVEVLRQLELVTVTPAIQAERGLRSKAGALVLKVSDNMAQQLGIQSGDVIVRINSVDIKTADDASSALNRFAGRGPIRMYLERSGTYYVTDFEIR from the coding sequence ATGATTCGCCCGCGCCCCATCGCCCTCCTCCTCTTCGCTCTCGCCGCCTGCTCGGCGAAGGGTGATTCCGTCGGCGCGCAGTCTGCCTACGCCGCTCAAACGGCGGCCGACGCGCCCGCCCTGACCGCCGCCCGCACGGATTCGGTGTCGGCCAGCCGTCAGACCGCCATCACGCGCGCCGTTGCGCTCGTCTCGCCGGCCGTGGTCACGGTTCAGACGGAGCAGGTCCAGCAGGTGCAGCCCGACATGTTCGATTGGATGTTCGGCGGCGCCCCGCAGTCGCGGTCCGAGGCGGGCCTCGGCACCGGCGTGGTGATTCGGCCCGATGGCGTGATCGTGACCAATGCGCACGTGGTGGCGGGCGCCCGGACCATTTCGGTCATGCTCCCCAGCGGCGCCGTGTACCCGGCCAAAGTGCTCGGCACGGATGAGACGCAGGACGTGGCGGTGATCAAGATCGACGCCAAGAACCTGCCCGTGGCCAAACTCGGCAATTCCGACAACGTGATCGTGGGTGAGTGGGCCATCGCCATCGGGAATCCGTACGGATTCATGCTCGGCAACCCGGAGCCCAGTGTCACGGTGGGCGTGATCAGCGGCACGGGACGCAATCTGGTGTACGGGGCCGACGGCCCGGGCGCCTATTTCGACATGATCCAGACCGATGCCGCGATCAATCCCGGCAATTCCGGCGGCGCGCTGGTCAACGCCGACGGCGAGGTGATCGGCGTGAACAGCTCGATCTATACACCGAGCGGCGGGTCGGTGGGGCTTGGCTTCGCGATCCCGATCAATCGTGTGCGCCACGACGTGGAGGATCTGCTGGAGTACCACGAGGTGCGCCGCCCCTGGATCGGCGTCAAGCTGCGCGTGCCGGACAACCAGAACGTGCGCGAGGCCATTGCCCAGCGCGCGGTGATCGCCACGGTGGTGCCGGGCTCGCCCGCCGAACGCGCCGGGCTCAAGCCCGGGGACGTGATCGTGCGGGAGAATGACCGCACCATCCACAACATGTATGACTGGGAAGGCGCCCTGCTCGACCTCGGCGTCGGCCAGAGCGTGCGGCTACACGTCCGTCGTGGCGACCGCGAGTTCGACACGACGGTGAACACGGTGAACCTCCCTGAGGTGGATGCCCCCAAGGTCGAGGTGCTCCGGCAGCTCGAGTTGGTCACGGTGACGCCGGCCATCCAGGCCGAACGCGGACTGCGCAGCAAGGCGGGCGCCCTCGTGCTCAAGGTGAGCGACAACATGGCCCAGCAGCTCGGCATTCAGAGCGGCGACGTGATCGTGCGCATCAACAGCGTCGACATCAAGACGGCCGACGACGCCTCGAGCGCTCTCAACCGTTTCGCGGGGCGCGGCCCGATCCGCATGTACCTGGAACGGTCGGGTACATATTATGTGACCGACTTCGAGATTCGATGA
- the truA gene encoding tRNA pseudouridine(38-40) synthase TruA, whose translation MAERTVQLVLHYDGSGFSGWQRQPDQRTVQGVMEAALERLCGTPVGVLGAGRTDAGVHARGQAAGVRVPDRWQPSELRRALNAVLPPDVWVAAAHEMRADFHARYSAVARRYGYYVGTDDEADSPFRRRLEFAIRRPLDRGALDAISRQLVGDHCFRAFAVQGTAPPDDDHRCEVRLARWRDRPGGVVFEIEANRFLHHMVRFLVGTMLDIATGHRPGGDAAALLVAQDNRQVSPPAPAHALFLEAVVYPSDLYIS comes from the coding sequence ATGGCGGAGCGCACTGTGCAGCTCGTGTTGCACTATGACGGCTCGGGATTCAGCGGCTGGCAACGGCAGCCCGACCAGCGCACCGTTCAGGGGGTGATGGAAGCAGCGCTCGAGCGCCTGTGCGGCACGCCGGTGGGCGTGCTCGGGGCGGGTCGAACCGATGCGGGGGTGCACGCCCGCGGCCAGGCGGCCGGGGTGCGGGTTCCCGACCGGTGGCAGCCGTCGGAACTTCGGCGGGCGCTCAACGCGGTGCTTCCACCGGACGTCTGGGTCGCCGCGGCGCACGAGATGCGCGCCGACTTTCACGCCCGGTACAGCGCGGTTGCGCGCCGGTACGGGTACTACGTCGGGACGGATGACGAAGCCGACTCACCCTTTCGCCGCCGGTTGGAGTTCGCGATCCGGCGCCCCCTCGATCGGGGCGCCCTCGACGCGATCAGCCGGCAGCTGGTGGGAGACCACTGTTTCCGCGCGTTTGCCGTTCAGGGCACTGCGCCACCCGACGACGATCATCGCTGCGAGGTTCGCCTCGCCCGATGGCGGGATCGCCCCGGCGGCGTGGTATTCGAGATCGAAGCCAATCGCTTTCTTCATCACATGGTCAGATTCCTCGTCGGCACGATGCTGGACATAGCCACGGGCCACCGTCCGGGCGGAGATGCGGCCGCCCTCCTCGTGGCCCAGGACAACCGCCAGGTGTCGCCGCCCGCCCCGGCCCACGCGCTCTTCCTGGAGGCCGTCGTGTACCCCTCCGATCTCTACATCTCATGA